A region from the Lutra lutra chromosome 1, mLutLut1.2, whole genome shotgun sequence genome encodes:
- the LOC125088866 gene encoding transmembrane protein 230-like: MMLSPTNLVTGISSSKVKYLRLSSTDDAYTLAVKKNTLKIPYETIALTTVLFFMGAFFIIGSLLLAVSTKGRLEHSVLIIGVLVFLPEFYHPSISYYVSKGY; this comes from the exons ATGATGCTGTCTCCTACCAACCTGGTTACTGGAATCTCCAGTAGTAAAGTGAAGTACTTAAGGCTTTCCAGTACAGATGATGCCTACACATTGGCCGTGA aaaaaaacactctTAAGATCCCATACGAAACCATTGCACTTACTACAGTGCTGTTTTTTATGGGTGCCTTTTTCATCATAGGCTCCCTCCTGCTGGCTGTATCAACAAAGGGCAGGCTGGAACATTCAGTCCTGATCATTGGCGTCCTGGTGTTCCTGCCAGAATTTTACCACCCGAGCATCTCCTACTATGTATCCAAAGGCTACTGA